The genomic interval CCATCAGGCCCAAGTAGTACTAACCCCAACGGACAATCACCAACCAACCCTGATGGTTCAAGCCCTAACGGACAATCACCATCCAACCCTGATGATTCAAACCCTAACGGACAATCACCATCTAACCCTGATGGTTCAAACCCCAACGGGCAATCACCATCCAACCCTGATGGTTCAAACCCTAACGGACAATCACCATCCAACCCTGATGGTTCAAACCCTAACGGACAATCACCATCAAGCCCAGGTGGTTCTAAACCCAACGGACAGTCACCATCAAATCCCAACGGACAATCGCCATCAAGCCCAGGTGGTTCAAACCCTAATGGACAATCACCATCAAGCCCAGGTGGTTCTCAACCCAATGGACAATCTCAAATAAACCCTGATGGTTCAAACCCTAACGGACAATCAGCATCCAACCCTGATGGTTCAAACCCTAATGGACAATCACCATCAAGCCCAGATGGTTCAAACCCTAACGGACAATCTCCAACAAACCCTGATGGTTCAAGCCCTTACGGACATTCACCAACCAACCCTGATGGTTCAAGCCCTAACGGACAATCTCCATCCAACCCTGATGGTTCAAGCCCTAACGGACAATCACCATCTACCCCAGGTGGTTCAAACCCTAACGGACAATCGCCATCAAGCCCAGGTGGTTCTCAACCCAACGGACAATCTCCAATAAACCCTGATGGTTCAAACCCTAACGGACAATCACCATCCAACCCTGATGGTTCAAACCCTAACGGACAATCACCATCCAACCCTGATGGTTCAAACCCTAATGGACAATCTCCAACCAACCCTGATGGTTCAACCCCTAATGGACAATCACCATCTACCCCAGGTGCTTCAAACCCAAACGGACAATCGCCATCAAGCCCTGGTGGTTCAAACCCTAATGGACAATCTCCATCTAACCCTGATGGTTCTCAACCAAACGGACAATCATCATCCAACCCTGATAGTTCAAACCCTAATGGACAATCACCATCAAGCCCAGATGGTTCAAACCCTAACGGACAATCTCCAACCAATCCTAATGGTTCAAGCCCTAACGGACAATCACCATCCAACCCTGATGGTTCAAGCCCTAACGGACAATCACCATCAAGCCAAGNNNNNNNNNNNNNNNNNNNNNNNNNNNNNNNNNNNNNNNNNNNNNNNNNNNNNNNNNNNNNNNNNNNNNNNNNNNNNNNNNNNNNNNNNNNNNNNNNNNNNNNNNNNNNNNNNNNNNNNNNNNNNNNNNNNNNNNNNNNNNCATCTACCCCAGGTGGTTCAAACCCAATCGGACAATCGCCATCAAGCCCTGGTGGTTCAAACCCTAATGGACAATCTCCATCTAACTCTGATGGTTCTCAACCAAACGGGCAATCATCATCCAATCCCGATTATTCAAACCCCAATGGACAATCCCCAACAAACCCTAATGGACAGTCACCAACAGGCCCAAGTAGTACTAACCCCAACGG from Zerene cesonia ecotype Mississippi unplaced genomic scaffold, Zerene_cesonia_1.1 Zces_u073, whole genome shotgun sequence carries:
- the LOC119839415 gene encoding collagen alpha-1(III) chain-like, with amino-acid sequence GSNPNGQSPSSPGGSNPNGQSPSSPGGSQPNGQSPSTPGGSNPNGQSPSSPGGSNPNGQSTSTPGGSNPNGQSPSTPGGSNPNGQSPTNPDGSNPNGQSPSGPSSTNPNGQSPTNPDGSSPNGQSPSNPDDSNPNGQSPSNPDGSNPNGQSPSNPDGSNPNGQSPSNPDGSNPNGQSPSSPGGSKPNGQSPSNPNGQSPSSPGGSNPNGQSPSSPGGSQPNGQSQINPDGSNPNGQSASNPDGSNPNGQSPSSPDGSNPNGQSPTNPDGSSPYGHSPTNPDGSSPNGQSPSNPDGSSPNGQSPSTPGGSNPNGQSPSSPGGSQPNGQSPINPDGSNPNGQSPSNPDGSNPNGQSPSNPDGSNPNGQSPTNPDGSTPNGQSPSTPGASNPNGQSPSSPGGSNPNGQSPSNPDGSQPNGQSSSNPDSSNPNGQSPSSPDGSNPNGQSPTNPNGSSPNGQSPSNPDGGSNPIGQSPSSPGGSNPNGQSPSNSDGSQPNGQSSSNPDYSNPNGQSPTNPNGQSPTGPSSTNPNGQSPTNPDGSSPNGQSPSSQGGSKPNGQSPSNPNGQSPSSPGGSNPNGQSPSTPGGSNPNGQSPSSPTGSNPNGQSPSSPGGSQPNGQSPSSPGRSNPNGQSPSYPDGSNPNGQSPSNPDGSNPNGQSPSSPDGSNPTGQSPSNPDGSTPNGQSPSTPGGSNPNGQSPSSPVGSSPNGQPPSNPDGSQPNGQSSSNPDNSNPNGQSPTNPDGSNPNGQSPTGP